One Spiroplasma endosymbiont of Cantharis nigra DNA segment encodes these proteins:
- a CDS encoding lipoprotein, producing MKKLLTLFSATSLFVSTSNMVISCQKEKVIKFELPDQPESEEDIINGLDYYTEEKAKVDEIIKQELAECSNCSESQNNQILLKSESRQRSVVYESFIKAYKSYKMLEFECDELESKNSGKTYKSESINDFEQFMDKSQGYNNLTKDTKKFMKKIQEWAREGTLELE from the coding sequence ATGAAAAAATTATTGACACTATTTTCAGCAACTAGTTTATTTGTTTCTACGTCTAATATGGTTATTTCATGTCAAAAAGAAAAGGTAATTAAATTTGAATTACCAGATCAACCTGAATCAGAAGAAGATATTATAAATGGTTTGGATTATTATACTGAAGAAAAAGCAAAAGTAGATGAAATAATTAAACAAGAACTTGCAGAATGTTCAAATTGTAGTGAAAGTCAAAATAATCAAATACTATTAAAAAGTGAATCAAGACAAAGAAGTGTAGTATATGAAAGTTTTATTAAAGCTTATAAATCTTATAAAATGCTTGAATTTGAATGTGATGAATTAGAATCAAAAAATTCGGGAAAAACTTATAAAAGCGAAAGTATTAATGACTTTGAACAATTTATGGATAAAAGTCAAGGATATAATAATTTAACAAAAGATACAAAAAAATTTATGAAGAAAATTCAAGAATGAGCTAGAGAAGGAACATTAGAACTTGAATAG